The window CTGTTAACCAGAAAAGCCAAAGTTGCAAAacagaattttttttaaaaaaaattgactgCTAGTTGTCTCAATCCTACAATGAGAATGAGAAATTTGACAAAGCCAAGTTGGTGCAAGCAGACACATCAGCATGGCTGAGAGTTAGCCTTTAGACTGGCCATGTTCGAGAAAAAATCAAGGCACCGCACGGTTAAAAAGTGCTGACTGTGACACTAGTTGGTTGTACACGATTTTTTCCAGCCCAGCGTAGTGGTCCAACCACAACTTACAGTGTGgcaaactttattattattattttaatatttttagctCTTTCTTATGTTGTTTCGTTGGGCTGGGCTAAAAAATTGGTACAGCTCAGGCAGGAGGTTACTGGTAAGTATAAAAAAAAGGTTTATTTTGTGATAAATTCAGAATAAAAGAGGTAGGGAAAGCCACTGACCAATCAGCTTTATCTCCGACTCCGCAGACAGACCAGGTGCAAAAGAGCTGCTACAGAGATAACCCAGGGCTGAGACCCAGACAGTGAAGCCTCCTCCATCAAACTTCTCCAAAATTCTTTCTACAGTGTCAGGATGACAGATATAGCATGTTGATATGGAAAGCAATAAAGGCTTCCATAATGCACTGGGTTGGCCTTGGATTTCCCTAAAACGGGAAAATGATGTCTGACTAAATGTGACTACTAGCGACTCCTTAACACCTTCAGCTTCAAATGAGTAATTTGGAACATTCAATAACATAGGAATACACGAACAAGCTTTCCATGTAGCAGATGTATATTTTGAGATTGCCTGATTAATGAAAGCTCCAATGTTTTCTACAATAGATCGTCGAGGCACTGGTGGAGCTGGAGGAGATGGTGCTGACTTCACAAAAAAGTTCTTCAGTGCATATTTGCTATTTAATCTAACAACTTCCATAATGCAATTAAAGACTGAGAAATCCTCTGACTCTTCCCAAGAATGCCAGTCAGCAATAATATCAGCCCAAACTGATACTAATTCAGATATTTTAAGCTCTTCAATAGTATTGCTCTCTGTAACAGACAACATGATGAACTGAAGCAACCTTGATGAATGATCTATGCATGATGGAGGGGGCATGAATTCCCGATCATCATCCATTTCCTCGGACTTCTGAAAATTCATAATGAGCAATAAATACAAAATAGAGCAAGACGAATGAGAGATATTGAATGGCACTCTTCACTCTCAGTTACTACCAGCCTAAACTTAACCAAAGTTTTATCAATATCCAAAATAAAGAAATTGCCTAGTCTCTCATTTTTATGCCTATTgcttatgaaaaaaaaatgtatgttattttatttttaaacgaagACAAGCCCCTTTATTAATGATATATGAGATTTTAGCTCAAAGCACAAGAGTTTTTGTATGTTATTGATAGACCATTAATATGTCTATTCGTGATAAGTATTTAACAGTGATGGACTATTTTATTGTCTATTTTTAGGGAATAAGACTTTTCATCCATGAAATGAAAAAAtactaatgctcaaagtacatcAATCTCCCATGTTTCCCATGATTATTGCATGTGAACCCTCAGTGTTCCAGCCATTTTTGTTCTCTCCGATGTATGGTACACATTGTCTCCTTTAGTCATCCTCTACAGACTACTGATATCGATGTTTCTTGTCTCTTTAAAATTCCTCACTGGAGTCTCTGTTTTGTTTTTGCTTTTGTATCTACTTCTAAACCTACGGAAGAAGGCAAGACTTTGTGAATCCAGAATACTTCACTTGAGATATCAAATATCCCATTATCCAAAGGGAGGACGCAATACAATCTAGGAGTAACCAGAACTGATTGTTTTGATTATGTTCACACGTTACATCAACAACACATTAGATTAGAAAATGAGCGCATATAACATCTAATTGAGGCACCTTCAAGGGAATGAGAATCAAGAAATtggaatgaaatttttcattcCCTTCGAGATATTTACTAAAATCCAGGAGTCTGTCTACAGTTTTAGCTAACTGAAGGTTCTTTTGGTCCTCCCTAGGCGTGGGATATCTTTTCCCTCTTCtatatttcattttcatctcATTATCTTCTCCATGAACAGATcattatttctcatcaaacagtatatatatatatctagatagatatatagatatagatatataaatcATTATAATCAAGAAAATCTAAACCAGAAAATTACTTCCCCATAAAATAACAAGCCAGTTAATAACTAACCAATGAGTACATGGGTTGAAGCCACGCCTCCTGCAAGAGAGACGAGAATGACCTGCTGATTGTGGCTTGATCAGATGTTGACCGTTCACATGATGCATCTTGCTCCATTTGCTCAAGTATGAAGTTTTCCCAAGACTGAGCCATCACTGATAAAGCTGCAAACCCACGTTCAACAACCTGTgcaaatgttgaattgaattcATCAATGCCAATCTCATTTGTTGAAGAAAAAGTACTTTATTGACACTTTAAACCATTTGAAACTTGAAAgtgataaatattttttaaacaatgaaACAATAAATAGAGATCAACGAGCTTTGTCtcctttcaaaaaataaaaaaatagagaacGAAGGAGATAAAAGCATGAAGTTAGAACTAAACAAAATTAATGAGCAACAGACATTCAAACCATGGGCTATTGTATCAAAATAGGGTGAAAAATTAAGTTTGGTTTGGTAGATTTTGAAGATTGTCGGGACCAAATAAAATAGTTTTCGACTAATAAACAATTTCATTCATGGTATGAAAATAcaaaagaagagagaaatgCCGGAAATAAGAATTACAAAAGACTGATTTGACCATAGAAAAGGTACAGCATGAACGAAATAGTAGGTTTTGTATAGAACATGAACCAAATGAAACTGTGCAGAATTAAAGAATGGGATTGAACTAGACTTTATCATTTCAGTCCAATTGGATCTCTGCACCTTTTAAACTTTTTTACTCACTTTCAGGCATTTTTCCTATACAGTAGTCAACCTAATTTTATGAAATTCAAACCAATTTACTTACTTCAAAAAAATGACTAATGTGGTCAACCTGATTCATTTTCATTCAAATTAACAAGATTACTTTTGCGGTTTTGAACAGACAATTGGTTTTAAACTTTGTTCTCTCGTTCAAATATGCGTAATCTTTAGGAAATTATTGAGGTTAGTCCTGAAAATATGAACATCAAATTAGCAGAAAGAATTTTCACTCAAATCTAACAACAGAATCTTAGAAAAATTTATGGCATTGTCTATTCCTGAATAACAGAATTTTCTGTGAAGttgcatttattttttaaatttccatGATGCATTTTTTTAGCTCTGTATATTAGTAACAACAATGATGTGTCctcaaataaaatataatgatacttctttttgaaaataaaactgcaataatagcaataataatagtaacaattaaataataattaaaaaaataaagaaatctCACGGGAGACGTTGAACATACTTGAGGCCACGGCTCCAAATTAGGAGGTATGCTTTTTGAGATCGCACCAACCAGAGACAAAACTACGTGAGGAATATGGATGCCAATGTTTTCATTTCCCGCTTCCACTATGGAACTGAGAAGCTGAAACAGAATAGAGTTTTCTTCGTCATCTTGGCCAATCCCACCTATTACAACTTGAAGAAGAGGTAACCACTCAGGTGGCAAGTAGTCATTCTGAAGAGAAAAAATATAGAATCCTGGTGAAAAATATGGGAAAAAAATAGTATAAAGTCCAAGAGACAATCCAACAAATTTGATCAAGGCCTACTTCAAGAAGCTTAGCTATTGCCCCAGCAGCAGAAACTCGCACAGGGTAAAATGAAACTTCTTTATCAGGCATGGATAATGCCTTAACCAATGAAGAATATGTTTCTGCACAGACCTCCTAAAAGAGAGTCAAAGTTAGAGAACGAAATGTGGGAGTGGATCATGTCatcaaaaaattaaattctcaaAATTAAGGAGtgaaaaaaatagagaaagtgAACTTTTTGTTTAAACTCGCTTTATTGTAACAATAAAAGCAGGGATAATACAAGTAGCACGAGGGTTTGTAATATCTCACATCAGGCAGACAGGATGCAAGCTCTCCCAGGACCCAATTTGCGGAGGCAATCAAGTATGGCAGGCATGTTTTCATAGCATATAGAGGCAACACCCTTGTGCGGATTAGAAACGTCACGTATCCAGGTTGTTGCTCCCTTAGAAACTGCAAAGCAGAGCAATTCAGAGGCAGAATTAGATATTATAATACAGATAATTCACACTTTGCTCGTGAATGTAGAAGCCAAGAACTACTCCTTACATCAAGCAAGCCACCATACGCAAGTAGCACACCATAGTAACTGTAACCATTGACAGAAAGGCGAGTTAAAGTGTGTTTAGAGGTGAAAAATAACCACAAGAAAAAACAATGGAGTTGAAACCTTAGATACAATTTTCAAAGCTGATGATACAAATAATGATGAGAAAGTAGAGAATAATGAACAGAAAAAGGACGATTGAAAAGGGAATAATCAATAAAGCAACATAGATGTTGTATCCAGATAAATACAGAACCCATAAGATATAAAACAAAAAGTGAGCAACTCTGAGGCTCCAAACACTACCGCCAATATTTATTCAAACATTATTCATTTTGAGGATGAGGTCAGATTAATAAGcaagtttttttttctgttgAGAAAAGGATACcacatttttaattaataagagATTAAGAAGCAAGTGTGATTCCAGAAAACAAAAGGCAACCATTTGCAGGTGGTTGAATACTCACGATGCTTGTTTCAAAGGGTAACCATAACAAAAaataatcatcatcatcatttttcatccaaaaaaattatgtttgagaaaaaaatatttgaataaaaataGCACAACACAAAAACAATAGTTTGCtgattttataattttttcagtttttctaaattaacttttttaaaattacttgattaattttaaaagtatataattttaattgataTATGAAAAAGATGAGAGGAGGAGAGTCATTCAAGAGAATTCCAAGACAAGGATAGGGAGTGGAAGAGTTTCTTGTTCAGTAATCTTTGCATGGCTATCCTGGAGAATTCATCAAAGGCAATGGAAACAATATTACGATCAATGATCAGGTGGAGTTCCATGGCGTATGTTGTGCAATGTGCATATAGGGCATGCAGCTGAAGGGTATAAGGGCAGTTACGGTTGAGGGTGGGGGGAAGGATGAGAAAAAAGAGAGGGGAGAGCATGAAATCACTTTTCAGATAACAACCTCAAACAACTCCTTAgatatcttttgattttttttagaaaaagaactTAAACAGGAACAAGAACTTAAATTGCACAAGAATAGAAACTTAGACAAGAGACTCAAAACAAGAACTCAAAAATTAAAAGCTTAGAAAGGCTCGATAAAAGCAGGCCATCTGCAATACAGATTCTGAATGGAGTGCCCTTCACAATTCTTGGAGAGAGTACCATGAAGAAGATTTTAATTGAGCTGAGTAAAAGATGGATGAATAATGTCTTTGATTGATATATAGAAATGAAAGCATAAACAAGAATAATTTTCCAGACGCTTTTCAAAACAGAAAATAATGGAAATTAACTTTAAAACAATGTTTGCAAAACTATTTCTAGATAACACCCCCCCCAAACAGTTCAGGTATATTTGGCATggaataactaaaaaaatcaaataaaaactaTGCGATCCAAATAATATCTAAAAGATAACATTTATTGAGTAACAGTCTTTAAAGCACTACTTCCCTCAGCTGTCTTATAGTAAAGCATCTATAAAGTTGAATCTACACATCCCATATTTTCATTTGAAGTCCACTTAAAGTTAAGAAGCAGGGAAAGAAAGACTTAGATTCCATTCAAGCTTGCAAGGCTCAAGTGTAAGATGACCTAGTAGATGTTCTAGTGCGAACAActcttttttaatgaaaaaaaggCCATAAATAAGATTTCTCTTTAATAGTTGACTAGAGTGTAAAAGACAACTTTTCTTTAAAACAAAGTTCACCGATTGGTTTCTGTCAGACATGATAGTAAAATCCAGCATAAGTAGACAGTTTGGGTGGCACCACGTACCATAAGTAACAATTAGTTCAGACAATAGTTATGTGCCACTGAACCAAGAGCTCACACTTGTATGAGATCAATGAATATCCAAATCATGCAATGTACTAACTAAATTGGAACACCAGGCTGCATGTCAACAAATTTACCTATTTACAATACTCGTTTGGGAAGCATTGGCATCAGAGGGGATAGAATACTTCAAAAGAAATGGAAGTACAACCAACTCCCCCATAGTAGCACATTGATTATTTGTTCTTTTGTTGCCTTTTTTACGCTTCGATGAAGCTGAAGAACCATTCGCACTGGTCACTGTGGGAGGCCCCTGTAGGTATTTGGATTAGACTACTAGTAACACTTAATAAAAGGAATGGCCCACACAAATTTCATCGTGAACTAAACAGGTATCAACCTTTGACATTGCAATCACGCCGAGCAAGTTTATTGCACTTTTCCTGGCTGTGTATAAATCCTCCTTCCAGCCTGAAACCTCTTCCTACGaaatataaataagaaaaaCTTATGAAATAATACCCAATATGAAGATCAATTAGTATGACAAATTGACTTTCTTACTAGGTCAGATGGAAGATTCTTCCTTAAGTACTCTTCTGGATCATCTTCCCACTCAGAAATGTCCTTTTCAAGagatttgaaaacaaaataagATTAGTTAACAAACTCCTGAGTCATGACAATGAATGGATTATAGAGAAAAATACAAGGTTCCTCCAAAACCTTTACCTTATCATTCATTATAAGTGTTGGAAATATTCCAGAGTGTATCAATGTTGAAAAATGCGGAGAAACCAGCCTCCACCCctatttaaacataaatgatAATGTCCAGTTAAACCCTCATCCTGACCAATCATACTAGCCTCTAACTGAGTTTCCATTTCGCTAAGGAAGGAAGGGAAGGTATAATCAATTCAAAGAGTTAAAAAATAGAATTCATACTCGGCCCGTCTCCAGAACATGGGAAATTACATCAAAGGCTAGCGAAATAATCCTCTCTGATAAAGAGTCGAGCTTCTGCCAGAGGAAATTTAATGCTAATGACTAAGAACTGAGACAAAATCCTATAAAGTGCATCAACATATAAGCAATTAATTGACATGCTAAAGCATCAAAACTGTATGTTGAATAGGAAATAAACAAATAGGATAAAATCAGAATAATTGCTCCAGAAAAGAGGGAAACTTGTCACCAACATacaatattttagaaaaaaagataaaacaaaagaaatagaactttttatagatatttgaaaagtcacaaaataaaagaGTTTACAGGAAATCAACCCATCAATAATTAACAGCACTAGAAGAGGAGTACATCATCAAGAAGTTGTATAATGTTCGATGTACATTGACATCTTTCATCCCAGTTATTGCTTTGTATTGAGTGTGTTAGCTTCTCTCACCAGTCTCCAACAAATGGGCTTATACCTAGAGAATCAAACTGAATTTTATCTTCAAGTTTCTTAATGGATAATCACTCCTTTCAATAGCAGAGCTCACATCCAAAAGAATAAAACAATACAAATAATTGCAAAGATCTATAGGCACAAATATCCAAAGCAAGGGTTAAACCTAGCTACAGAGCGAACCTCCTCCCAATATCCCTCCACACTCCTAATTTCTTTCAATCTCAATGTACCCCATAAACAAACTGTCTTCAATTGGAGGATCCCAGTGCCCTGTGGTCCTGGGAGCATGCAGGACAAAGAATGCATCTTATGAGCTTGGGGAGGGAATTTCCATAGCTTCCAAAATTTGAGAGAAGGCCTACCATGAGGAGTTAGGGAACCAAAATAAACTACAAATTCTCTTCCATAAAACAGAAGATGGATTAGAACTTTTGATATGGTTTCTTGGTAAAGAAGAATACTCTCTAGATATAATCACATCTAGGCCTATTTTGTTTAACAAACTGAAATAGAATAGTGCTTACATGGGCATTTTTGCTATAATTCACAATGTTCGAGACACATTTTATGATGTCAGGCATCAACCTGAAAATGCAAGGGAAAGATAAACGTAAATGGTAACCAAGAGTAGTTGAATCTGAACTTAAAGGACTTTAGGGTAGTTGTATTACTTATCAGTATGCTTTCGGTGTCGGGTAACAAAGACGCAGAAAATAAGCAAGCTTCTCTTTGTGGTTTTCAACCAGCTCACATTGCCATACTCTGGGGAAACTGCAGTCTCAAATTTTATAGAATCTAGAATGCAAATTAAATCACGGCAAAACAACGGAAGCAAAGGCACCAAAGCAGAAGGCATATGTGACCTTACCTGCATAAGTAACAGCATTACAGAGGCAGAAATGTCATTCCCTCTCTCATAGTCTACGTAATTTTTAATTCTTACTTCAAGATTCTAGTTttataaaataatgataataataaatagcaTACAATAACAAACTTGAAGATAAtcttaaaattataaaattacaaaagaaaatggattaaacaaaagaaaaattacttaCACAAAAGTAGACACATTTGCATACTATCGAAAGAATCTTATCTATCTCAACTTCCCTCCCATCTGGGTTAGAAAGAGCCTGTGTGACACCAGAAACACACAATCACCCGCAGTTAAATTTTGCTTGGGGAAGCTGAGATTTACGTGGATGGGTAAAGTGTGTCAAACCTGTTCAACAAGACGATGGAACACAGCTAGTAGGGGAACAATAATTGTGTTTGCAAGTAGCTCCAACTGTGGTGGTACGGGCTCTTTAGAATCTTTGGGATTCAAAAAGTACTGCcaaaataaacgattgtttaatttgttaAGAAAACCTCAACTCACGTTGTAAA is drawn from Cucumis melo cultivar AY chromosome 11, USDA_Cmelo_AY_1.0, whole genome shotgun sequence and contains these coding sequences:
- the LOC103497759 gene encoding uncharacterized protein LOC103497759 isoform X2, translating into MLLIFLKFYLRRLAMTLRLSMELPSLSIGYLLILSFRLLYSILLLFHSIVINEFVKQNSWPELVSDLFSAIQNSNLSSNGAECQMNAINALSVLCTTCRPFQYFLNPKDSKEPVPPQLELLANTIIVPLLAVFHRLVEQALSNPDGREVEIDKILSIVCKCVYFCVRSHMPSALVPLLPLFCRDLICILDSIKFETAVSPEYGNVSWLKTTKRSLLIFCVFVTRHRKHTDKLMPDIIKCVSNIVNYSKNAHKLDSLSERIISLAFDVISHVLETGRGWRLVSPHFSTLIHSGIFPTLIMNDKDISEWEDDPEEYLRKNLPSDLEEVSGWKEDLYTARKSAINLLGVIAMSKGPPTVTSANGSSASSKRKKGNKRTNNQCATMGELVVLPFLLKYSIPSDANASQTSIVNSYYGVLLAYGGLLDFLREQQPGYVTFLIRTRVLPLYAMKTCLPYLIASANWVLGELASCLPDEVCAETYSSLVKALSMPDKEVSFYPVRVSAAGAIAKLLENDYLPPEWLPLLQVVIGGIGQDDEENSILFQLLSSIVEAGNENIGIHIPHVVLSLVGAISKSIPPNLEPWPQVVERGFAALSVMAQSWENFILEQMEQDASCERSTSDQATISRSFSSLLQEAWLQPMYSLKSEEMDDDREFMPPPSCIDHSSRLLQFIMLSVTESNTIEELKISELVSVWADIIADWHSWEESEDFSVFNCIMEVVRLNSKYALKNFFVKSAPSPPAPPVPRRSIVENIGAFINQAISKYTSATWKACSCIPMLLNVPNYSFEAEGVKESLVVTFSQTSFSRFREIQGQPSALWKPLLLSISTCYICHPDTVERILEKFDGGGFTVWVSALGYLCSSSFAPGLSAESEIKLIVMTFAKVLERIIELGKPRDDFLWKCFGSLMEASIQLKEVREEKEEESDENEEEEEDDDETEDDEDSDADELEETEEEFLDRYAKAAIELENSTFIEEGNVEDEDQDIELGCYEEVDEGRIIYTLLEKYHPILIQGQGWPSDLPMRFLNAYPDYTAFLRLSGMEEKSPK
- the LOC103497759 gene encoding uncharacterized protein LOC103497759 isoform X1, with amino-acid sequence MDVANIPQILSQTLSNDAQVVHGATESLDRLSSHPELPFALLYIATGNHDQGQKVAAAAYLKNLSRRNIEGEFPCSNVSKGFKDELLRALFQAEPKVLKVLVEVFHSIVINEFVKQNSWPELVSDLFSAIQNSNLSSNGAECQMNAINALSVLCTTCRPFQYFLNPKDSKEPVPPQLELLANTIIVPLLAVFHRLVEQALSNPDGREVEIDKILSIVCKCVYFCVRSHMPSALVPLLPLFCRDLICILDSIKFETAVSPEYGNVSWLKTTKRSLLIFCVFVTRHRKHTDKLMPDIIKCVSNIVNYSKNAHKLDSLSERIISLAFDVISHVLETGRGWRLVSPHFSTLIHSGIFPTLIMNDKDISEWEDDPEEYLRKNLPSDLEEVSGWKEDLYTARKSAINLLGVIAMSKGPPTVTSANGSSASSKRKKGNKRTNNQCATMGELVVLPFLLKYSIPSDANASQTSIVNSYYGVLLAYGGLLDFLREQQPGYVTFLIRTRVLPLYAMKTCLPYLIASANWVLGELASCLPDEVCAETYSSLVKALSMPDKEVSFYPVRVSAAGAIAKLLENDYLPPEWLPLLQVVIGGIGQDDEENSILFQLLSSIVEAGNENIGIHIPHVVLSLVGAISKSIPPNLEPWPQVVERGFAALSVMAQSWENFILEQMEQDASCERSTSDQATISRSFSSLLQEAWLQPMYSLKSEEMDDDREFMPPPSCIDHSSRLLQFIMLSVTESNTIEELKISELVSVWADIIADWHSWEESEDFSVFNCIMEVVRLNSKYALKNFFVKSAPSPPAPPVPRRSIVENIGAFINQAISKYTSATWKACSCIPMLLNVPNYSFEAEGVKESLVVTFSQTSFSRFREIQGQPSALWKPLLLSISTCYICHPDTVERILEKFDGGGFTVWVSALGYLCSSSFAPGLSAESEIKLIVMTFAKVLERIIELGKPRDDFLWKCFGSLMEASIQLKEVREEKEEESDENEEEEEDDDETEDDEDSDADELEETEEEFLDRYAKAAIELENSTFIEEGNVEDEDQDIELGCYEEVDEGRIIYTLLEKYHPILIQGQGWPSDLPMRFLNAYPDYTAFLRLSGMEEKSPK
- the LOC103497759 gene encoding uncharacterized protein LOC103497759 isoform X3, whose product is MFKCQQGVQGRTAESLVPSGTEGSKSFGRSGNYNSCMSCMFSLWDTSVPSCRNLSSNGAECQMNAINALSVLCTTCRPFQYFLNPKDSKEPVPPQLELLANTIIVPLLAVFHRLVEQALSNPDGREVEIDKILSIVCKCVYFCVRSHMPSALVPLLPLFCRDLICILDSIKFETAVSPEYGNVSWLKTTKRSLLIFCVFVTRHRKHTDKLMPDIIKCVSNIVNYSKNAHKLDSLSERIISLAFDVISHVLETGRGWRLVSPHFSTLIHSGIFPTLIMNDKDISEWEDDPEEYLRKNLPSDLEEVSGWKEDLYTARKSAINLLGVIAMSKGPPTVTSANGSSASSKRKKGNKRTNNQCATMGELVVLPFLLKYSIPSDANASQTSIVNSYYGVLLAYGGLLDFLREQQPGYVTFLIRTRVLPLYAMKTCLPYLIASANWVLGELASCLPDEVCAETYSSLVKALSMPDKEVSFYPVRVSAAGAIAKLLENDYLPPEWLPLLQVVIGGIGQDDEENSILFQLLSSIVEAGNENIGIHIPHVVLSLVGAISKSIPPNLEPWPQVVERGFAALSVMAQSWENFILEQMEQDASCERSTSDQATISRSFSSLLQEAWLQPMYSLKSEEMDDDREFMPPPSCIDHSSRLLQFIMLSVTESNTIEELKISELVSVWADIIADWHSWEESEDFSVFNCIMEVVRLNSKYALKNFFVKSAPSPPAPPVPRRSIVENIGAFINQAISKYTSATWKACSCIPMLLNVPNYSFEAEGVKESLVVTFSQTSFSRFREIQGQPSALWKPLLLSISTCYICHPDTVERILEKFDGGGFTVWVSALGYLCSSSFAPGLSAESEIKLIVMTFAKVLERIIELGKPRDDFLWKCFGSLMEASIQLKEVREEKEEESDENEEEEEDDDETEDDEDSDADELEETEEEFLDRYAKAAIELENSTFIEEGNVEDEDQDIELGCYEEVDEGRIIYTLLEKYHPILIQGQGWPSDLPMRFLNAYPDYTAFLRLSGMEEKSPK
- the LOC103497759 gene encoding uncharacterized protein LOC103497759 isoform X4 codes for the protein MNAINALSVLCTTCRPFQYFLNPKDSKEPVPPQLELLANTIIVPLLAVFHRLVEQALSNPDGREVEIDKILSIVCKCVYFCVRSHMPSALVPLLPLFCRDLICILDSIKFETAVSPEYGNVSWLKTTKRSLLIFCVFVTRHRKHTDKLMPDIIKCVSNIVNYSKNAHKLDSLSERIISLAFDVISHVLETGRGWRLVSPHFSTLIHSGIFPTLIMNDKDISEWEDDPEEYLRKNLPSDLEEVSGWKEDLYTARKSAINLLGVIAMSKGPPTVTSANGSSASSKRKKGNKRTNNQCATMGELVVLPFLLKYSIPSDANASQTSIVNSYYGVLLAYGGLLDFLREQQPGYVTFLIRTRVLPLYAMKTCLPYLIASANWVLGELASCLPDEVCAETYSSLVKALSMPDKEVSFYPVRVSAAGAIAKLLENDYLPPEWLPLLQVVIGGIGQDDEENSILFQLLSSIVEAGNENIGIHIPHVVLSLVGAISKSIPPNLEPWPQVVERGFAALSVMAQSWENFILEQMEQDASCERSTSDQATISRSFSSLLQEAWLQPMYSLKSEEMDDDREFMPPPSCIDHSSRLLQFIMLSVTESNTIEELKISELVSVWADIIADWHSWEESEDFSVFNCIMEVVRLNSKYALKNFFVKSAPSPPAPPVPRRSIVENIGAFINQAISKYTSATWKACSCIPMLLNVPNYSFEAEGVKESLVVTFSQTSFSRFREIQGQPSALWKPLLLSISTCYICHPDTVERILEKFDGGGFTVWVSALGYLCSSSFAPGLSAESEIKLIVMTFAKVLERIIELGKPRDDFLWKCFGSLMEASIQLKEVREEKEEESDENEEEEEDDDETEDDEDSDADELEETEEEFLDRYAKAAIELENSTFIEEGNVEDEDQDIELGCYEEVDEGRIIYTLLEKYHPILIQGQGWPSDLPMRFLNAYPDYTAFLRLSGMEEKSPK